A genomic region of Brevibacillus sp. JNUCC-41 contains the following coding sequences:
- the coaE gene encoding dephospho-CoA kinase (Dephospho-CoA kinase (CoaE) performs the final step in coenzyme A biosynthesis.) yields the protein MGQIIGITGGIASGKSTVSLYLQELGFTIVDADLASRAVVEPGEEAYHQVVKAFGEDILLPDGGIDREKLGSIIFNDQEKRLLLNGIVHPAVRKWMRLKTEEALSSGEETVFMDIPLLFESKLTFMVEKTLLIYVDEQVQLQRLMNRNGLSETEALARINSQMPLADKKALADAVVDNNGDINETKRQVKSLLREWHVI from the coding sequence ATGGGACAAATCATTGGAATCACCGGGGGCATCGCCAGTGGGAAAAGCACCGTCAGCCTTTATTTACAGGAACTCGGATTCACGATTGTCGATGCAGATCTGGCTTCCCGTGCCGTCGTTGAGCCGGGTGAAGAAGCCTATCATCAAGTTGTGAAGGCATTTGGTGAAGATATCTTATTGCCGGATGGGGGTATAGATCGCGAAAAGCTCGGGTCGATCATATTTAATGATCAGGAAAAGAGATTGCTATTGAATGGCATCGTGCACCCTGCCGTCAGGAAATGGATGCGCCTCAAAACGGAAGAGGCACTATCATCAGGGGAAGAAACGGTGTTCATGGATATTCCGCTCCTATTCGAAAGTAAGCTGACATTCATGGTGGAAAAGACGCTTTTGATCTATGTGGATGAGCAAGTTCAATTGCAGCGATTAATGAACAGGAATGGTCTTTCGGAGACGGAGGCACTAGCCAGGATCAATTCGCAAATGCCTTTGGCCGATAAAAAGGCTTTAGCGGATGCCGTAGTCGACAATAATGGGGATATTAATGAGACGAAAAGGCAAGTGAAGTCCTTACTTCGCGAATGGCATGTCATATAA